A window of the Fusobacterium sp. JB019 genome harbors these coding sequences:
- a CDS encoding pitrilysin family protein produces the protein MGNNIKKRILKNGIPVLLDKIEGINSISLGIFIKTGAKNELKGEEGISHLLEHMMFKGTKTKTAKDISEIIDNEGGLINAYTGKENTVYYVQMLSNSIGKGIEILTDMFLNSVFSEENLEKEKSVVIEEINMYNDIPEEIIHDQNAHMIINGVQGNIVLGSIESVQNLTREKLINYFKERYIAKNIVISVAGNFSEEEIYNILNDGLGNIEDKNSDRNYNGDMSINSGENIIKKDTNQVHLCFNTLGSSLKNPEKYEIAILSNVLAGNMSSRLFQKVREEKGLAYSIYSYTSSYEEGGLLTIYAGTTKKDYKKVIEMIEEEFNDIKENGITAYELQKTKNQFLSAVTFGLESTKGRMNRMANSYLLYEEVKDLDLLMEEINKITIEDIKIVANKIFNKKYYSKTILGNI, from the coding sequence TTGGGCAATAATATAAAAAAAAGGATTTTAAAAAATGGGATACCAGTTTTATTAGATAAAATAGAAGGAATAAATAGTATTTCTTTGGGGATTTTTATAAAAACAGGAGCAAAAAATGAATTAAAAGGGGAAGAAGGAATTTCTCATTTGTTAGAACATATGATGTTTAAAGGAACAAAAACAAAGACAGCAAAAGATATATCTGAGATTATTGATAATGAAGGTGGCTTAATTAATGCTTATACAGGAAAAGAGAACACTGTTTATTATGTACAAATGTTATCTAATAGCATAGGAAAAGGTATTGAAATTTTAACAGATATGTTTCTAAATTCAGTTTTTTCAGAAGAAAATTTAGAAAAAGAAAAATCAGTAGTAATAGAAGAAATAAATATGTATAATGATATTCCTGAAGAAATTATTCATGATCAAAATGCTCATATGATAATAAATGGAGTTCAAGGAAATATAGTGTTAGGGAGTATAGAAAGTGTACAAAATTTAACTAGAGAAAAATTAATAAATTATTTTAAAGAAAGATATATAGCAAAAAACATAGTTATTTCAGTTGCTGGAAATTTTTCTGAAGAAGAAATTTATAATATTTTAAATGATGGACTTGGAAATATAGAAGATAAAAATAGTGATAGAAATTATAATGGAGATATGTCTATAAATTCAGGTGAAAATATAATAAAAAAAGATACAAATCAAGTTCATTTATGTTTCAATACTTTAGGTAGTTCGTTAAAAAATCCTGAAAAATATGAAATAGCAATACTTTCCAATGTTTTAGCAGGAAATATGAGTTCAAGATTATTTCAAAAAGTTAGAGAAGAAAAAGGATTAGCTTATTCTATTTATAGTTATACTTCTTCTTATGAAGAAGGTGGATTGTTGACAATTTATGCAGGAACTACAAAAAAAGATTATAAAAAAGTAATAGAAATGATAGAAGAAGAATTTAATGATATAAAAGAAAATGGAATAACAGCTTATGAGTTACAAAAAACTAAAAATCAATTTTTAAGTGCAGTTACTTTCGGATTAGAAAGTACAAAGGGAAGAATGAATAGAATGGCTAATTCATATTTACTTTATGAAGAAGTTAAAGATTTAGATTTATTAATGGAAGAGATAAACAAGATAACAATAGAAGATATAAAAATTGTTGCAAATAAAATATTTAATAAAAAATATTATTCAAAAACAATATTAGGGAATATATAA
- a CDS encoding LptF/LptG family permease — protein sequence MKKLDIYISKNFIKSFLISLIAFMNIFLLSQLFKVFRYVADGRMSSYQGVLYLFNMLPEVIVNMTPLAVLLGSLMFINKMASNLEIISLKTSGISFRRIIVCPIIISFIISLVVYYINGNIYPRSERRMRELKGDKIIKTIPIEKRNAFLRDRNNNVYYIGYINSNKETAKDFQIIKMNETFSEIEKVIIAKNANFDKNEKIWKLSDVVINDILNKKSEKIKNYSNKEFNEQPENFFTLSTNPKFLTNKELRKEIINMKITGGDTRSGLVELGKRYSFPFASLVIILIGLSLGSRYVRAASAKTIGISIFFGYGYYIIQGLFEALSKNGLINAFLGGWIPNILFLLLGIYLIYKSEY from the coding sequence ATGAAAAAATTAGACATATATATAAGCAAAAATTTTATAAAATCATTTTTAATTAGTTTAATTGCTTTTATGAATATATTTTTATTGAGTCAATTGTTTAAAGTTTTTAGATATGTAGCTGATGGTAGAATGTCTTCTTATCAAGGAGTACTTTATTTATTTAATATGTTACCAGAAGTTATAGTTAATATGACTCCATTAGCAGTGTTACTAGGTTCATTAATGTTTATAAATAAAATGGCAAGTAATTTAGAAATAATTTCTTTAAAGACATCAGGAATTAGTTTTAGAAGAATAATAGTATGTCCAATAATAATTTCTTTTATAATATCTTTAGTAGTTTATTATATAAATGGAAATATTTATCCTAGAAGTGAGAGAAGAATGCGAGAACTTAAAGGGGATAAAATTATAAAAACTATTCCTATAGAAAAAAGAAATGCTTTTTTAAGAGATAGAAATAATAATGTTTACTATATAGGATACATTAATTCTAATAAAGAAACAGCTAAAGATTTTCAAATAATAAAAATGAATGAAACTTTTTCTGAAATAGAAAAAGTTATAATAGCTAAAAATGCAAATTTTGATAAAAATGAAAAAATATGGAAATTATCTGATGTAGTTATAAATGATATTTTAAATAAAAAGTCAGAAAAAATAAAAAATTATTCAAATAAAGAATTTAATGAACAACCTGAAAATTTCTTTACTTTATCAACAAACCCTAAGTTTTTAACTAATAAAGAACTTAGAAAAGAAATAATAAATATGAAAATAACAGGGGGAGATACTAGAAGTGGTTTAGTTGAACTAGGAAAAAGATATTCATTCCCTTTTGCTAGTTTAGTAATTATTCTTATTGGTTTGTCCTTAGGAAGTAGATACGTAAGGGCAGCATCAGCAAAAACAATAGGAATAAGTATATTTTTTGGATATGGTTATTATATAATTCAAGGATTATTTGAAGCTTTGAGTAAGAATGGTTTGATAAATGCTTTTTTAGGAGGATGGATTCCTAATATTTTATTTTTATTACTTGGAATATATTTGATATATAAATCAGAATATTAA
- a CDS encoding CvpA family protein, with amino-acid sequence MYLDIAILVIVSLAFIFGIRNGFIVEFMSTFGVVINFIITQKIAPIVIKIAKSYVGGYSYNYVYGITFVVIFMFFSLVIHLLNSFLKRQRISLLSRVSGGILSLLKGILIAFLVILIYNIVLDSFPKISDFGKDSKVNAYFIENSDKINDYIPEIFKEKLMELRDGRLIDKYIDKLF; translated from the coding sequence ATGTATTTAGATATTGCAATACTAGTGATAGTATCATTAGCTTTTATTTTTGGAATAAGAAATGGATTTATCGTTGAATTTATGTCAACTTTTGGCGTTGTTATAAATTTTATAATTACTCAAAAAATAGCTCCAATTGTTATAAAAATAGCTAAATCATATGTAGGGGGATATAGTTATAATTATGTTTATGGAATAACCTTTGTTGTGATATTTATGTTCTTTAGTTTAGTGATACATCTTTTAAATAGTTTTTTGAAAAGGCAAAGAATATCTTTACTAAGTAGAGTATCAGGGGGAATTCTAAGTTTATTAAAAGGGATATTAATAGCTTTTTTAGTAATATTAATCTATAATATAGTCTTAGATTCTTTTCCTAAAATTTCTGATTTTGGAAAAGATAGTAAAGTAAATGCATATTTTATAGAAAATAGTGATAAAATAAACGATTATATTCCAGAAATATTCAAAGAAAAATTAATGGAGTTAAGAGATGGAAGATTAATAGATAAATATATTGATAAATTATTTTAG
- a CDS encoding LptF/LptG family permease codes for MKMINRYILNEAKMPIFFGISLFTFIFLIEIIVSMLESIIVKGISIIDVSRMISFYLPMILSQTIPMGIFLGVMVTFGNLTKYSEITAINSIGISLKKLLKLMSLVGVIGTIFIFFLQESIIPRSYVKLQQLSIKMVYNNPVFQLKDKVLIDEVDKYKIYIDEIDPKTKDAKNVLIFFKENTKYPTLITGARTYWENAAMILEDSKFYRFKENGEEQLRGKFKEKKIPLTNYFRDVEIKMKDIEGMGVATLYNEYKSSDKEDKLPYLVEINRKIAVPISAIILSILGVLLSVGNKRSGKGTNYGVAIGIIFIYIVFLNLGMVFAYRGIISPFIGVWFSNIFLIILTYSLYRKKGKVI; via the coding sequence ATGAAGATGATTAATAGATACATTTTAAATGAAGCTAAAATGCCAATTTTTTTTGGGATTTCTTTGTTTACGTTTATTTTCCTGATAGAGATAATAGTATCCATGTTAGAGAGTATTATAGTTAAAGGAATATCAATTATAGATGTATCTAGAATGATATCCTTTTATTTACCTATGATTTTATCACAGACAATACCTATGGGAATCTTTTTAGGAGTAATGGTTACTTTTGGAAATTTAACAAAATATAGCGAAATAACAGCGATTAATTCAATAGGAATATCATTGAAAAAATTATTAAAATTAATGTCTTTAGTTGGGGTGATAGGAACAATATTTATATTTTTCTTACAAGAAAGCATAATTCCGAGATCATATGTTAAATTACAACAATTATCAATAAAGATGGTTTATAATAACCCTGTTTTCCAGTTAAAAGATAAAGTTTTAATAGATGAAGTTGATAAGTATAAGATATACATAGATGAAATAGATCCGAAAACAAAAGATGCAAAAAATGTTCTTATATTTTTTAAAGAAAATACAAAATATCCCACTTTAATTACAGGTGCAAGAACATATTGGGAAAATGCAGCTATGATTTTAGAGGATTCAAAATTTTATAGATTTAAAGAAAATGGAGAAGAACAATTAAGAGGAAAATTCAAAGAAAAAAAGATTCCTTTAACTAATTATTTTAGAGATGTAGAAATAAAAATGAAAGATATAGAAGGAATGGGAGTAGCAACATTGTATAATGAATATAAAAGCAGTGATAAAGAAGATAAATTACCTTATTTAGTAGAGATAAATAGGAAAATAGCAGTACCAATATCAGCGATAATTTTATCAATTTTAGGAGTTTTACTTTCAGTTGGAAATAAGAGAAGTGGAAAAGGAACTAATTATGGAGTAGCTATAGGTATAATTTTTATATATATAGTTTTTCTAAATTTAGGGATGGTTTTTGCATATAGAGGAATAATATCTCCTTTTATAGGAGTTTGGTTCTCTAACATTTTTCTAATAATTTTGACTTATTCTCTTTATAGAAAAAAGGGAAAGGTGATATAA
- a CDS encoding class I SAM-dependent rRNA methyltransferase, with translation MSQIILLKGKEKKIENFYPNVFKDEVKTIIGEIKTGDIVDVVREDMKFVGRGYVTEGTSAIVRVLTTKDEKIDKKFIYDKIKVAYDNRKLLQEETNCMRVFFSEADGLPGLVIDKFDKYISIQFRNSGIEIFRQEIINAVKKYMKPKGIYERSDVQNRVHEGVEEKTGIIYGDIPNEIIMEDNGLKYTIDIENGQKTGFFLDQRDSRKFIRPYLNNKTRFLDVFSSSGGFSIAAMKEGCEKVVAIDKDSHALELCRKNYELNNFENSFDTLEGDAFMLLKTLIGRGEKYDVITLDPPSLIKRKAQIRKGRDFFFDLCDSSFKLMEKGGILGVITCAYHMGLQDLIEVTRMAASNNGKRLQVIGINYQPEDHPWILHVPETLYLKALWVKIV, from the coding sequence ATGTCGCAAATAATATTATTAAAAGGAAAAGAAAAAAAAATAGAAAATTTTTATCCTAATGTCTTTAAAGATGAAGTTAAAACAATTATAGGAGAAATAAAAACTGGAGATATAGTTGATGTAGTAAGAGAAGATATGAAGTTTGTTGGGAGAGGGTATGTTACAGAAGGAACTTCAGCAATTGTAAGAGTTTTAACTACTAAAGATGAAAAAATAGATAAAAAATTTATATATGATAAAATAAAAGTAGCCTATGATAATAGAAAATTATTACAAGAAGAAACAAACTGTATGAGAGTTTTCTTTTCAGAAGCTGATGGACTACCAGGATTAGTAATAGATAAATTTGATAAATATATATCTATTCAATTTAGAAATTCAGGTATAGAAATATTTAGACAAGAAATAATAAATGCAGTAAAAAAATATATGAAACCTAAAGGAATCTATGAAAGAAGTGATGTACAAAACAGAGTTCATGAGGGAGTAGAAGAAAAAACAGGTATAATTTATGGAGATATTCCTAATGAAATAATAATGGAAGATAATGGACTTAAATATACTATAGATATTGAAAATGGACAAAAAACAGGTTTTTTCTTAGATCAAAGAGATTCTAGAAAATTTATTAGACCTTATTTAAATAATAAGACTAGATTTTTAGATGTTTTTTCAAGTTCTGGAGGTTTTTCAATAGCAGCTATGAAAGAAGGATGTGAAAAAGTTGTAGCAATAGATAAAGATTCACATGCTTTAGAGTTATGTAGAAAAAATTATGAACTTAATAATTTTGAAAATAGTTTTGATACTTTAGAAGGAGATGCTTTTATGCTTCTAAAAACTTTAATAGGTAGAGGAGAAAAGTATGATGTTATTACATTAGATCCCCCTTCTTTAATAAAAAGAAAAGCTCAAATAAGAAAGGGAAGAGATTTTTTCTTTGATCTTTGTGATAGTAGTTTTAAATTAATGGAAAAGGGTGGAATTTTAGGAGTTATAACTTGCGCATATCATATGGGACTTCAAGATTTAATAGAAGTAACAAGAATGGCAGCTTCAAATAATGGGAAGAGACTTCAAGTTATTGGGATAAATTATCAACCAGAGGATCATCCTTGGATACTACATGTACCAGAAACTTTATATTTGAAAGCTCTTTGGGTTAAAATTGTTTAA
- the alr gene encoding alanine racemase: MRTWLEINLSNFRWNIKSLQKKIGNKKLIGVVKGNAYGMGAVRLTKELRKCGVDFFVVATVEEGIELREANINDNILILGGVFNEDLKLIEKYNLQIALTSLDQLKYINKNNLNIKCHLKIETGMGRVGFNDIEIDQLIKYVEDNKVKNIIGVYSHLSVADEEKKESESYTKEQIRKFNEFKGIETIKYRHLLNSGGILRYCGQDNGNYVRAGIIQYGICGEKYIDGFKPVVTFKSKVLFLKVLLEDCDISYGRTAHLKKGDMVATISAGYADGFKRSISNKGFVTINNIKCPVTGRVCMDMFMVKIPESLINKIKVGDEVILYKENIIEVAKISNTISYEIFTGISKRVKRVYVE; the protein is encoded by the coding sequence ATGAGAACTTGGTTAGAAATTAATTTAAGTAATTTCAGATGGAACATAAAGTCCCTTCAGAAAAAAATAGGAAATAAAAAATTAATAGGAGTAGTTAAAGGAAATGCTTACGGTATGGGAGCAGTTAGATTAACTAAAGAATTAAGAAAATGTGGTGTAGATTTCTTTGTTGTTGCAACAGTAGAAGAAGGAATTGAGCTAAGAGAAGCAAATATAAATGATAATATATTGATTCTTGGTGGTGTTTTTAATGAAGATTTAAAATTAATTGAAAAATATAATCTTCAAATAGCTCTTACATCATTAGATCAACTGAAATATATAAATAAAAATAATTTAAATATTAAATGTCATTTAAAAATAGAAACAGGAATGGGAAGAGTAGGTTTTAATGACATTGAAATAGATCAATTAATAAAATATGTAGAAGATAACAAAGTAAAAAATATAATAGGGGTATATAGTCATTTGTCAGTTGCAGATGAAGAAAAAAAAGAAAGTGAAAGTTATACAAAAGAACAAATAAGAAAATTTAATGAATTTAAAGGAATAGAAACAATAAAATATAGACATCTTTTAAATAGTGGTGGAATATTAAGATATTGTGGACAAGATAATGGAAATTATGTGAGAGCTGGAATAATTCAATATGGAATTTGTGGAGAAAAATATATTGATGGTTTTAAACCAGTTGTAACTTTTAAAAGTAAAGTTTTATTTTTAAAAGTTTTATTAGAAGATTGTGATATTTCTTATGGAAGAACAGCACACTTGAAAAAAGGGGATATGGTTGCCACAATCTCAGCTGGTTATGCAGATGGTTTTAAAAGATCAATATCTAACAAAGGTTTTGTAACTATAAACAATATTAAATGTCCAGTAACAGGAAGAGTATGTATGGACATGTTTATGGTGAAAATACCTGAAAGTTTAATAAATAAGATTAAAGTAGGAGATGAAGTAATTCTTTACAAAGAAAATATTATAGAGGTTGCAAAGATTTCAAATACTATATCTTATGAAATATTTACAGGAATAAGCAAAAGAGTGAAAAGGGTTTATGTTGAATAA
- the dut gene encoding dUTP diphosphatase: protein MEKVVVKVILEDGVKKPVYMTEGSAGMDVRANIENSMTLKSLERKLVPTGIKMEIPVGYEVQVRPRSGLALKHGITLVNTPGTIDSDYRGEVGIILINLSKDDFTIEPGERIAQLILGKVYQMNLVESDLSETERGAGGFGHTGK from the coding sequence ATGGAAAAAGTAGTAGTAAAAGTAATATTAGAAGATGGTGTAAAAAAGCCAGTTTATATGACTGAAGGATCAGCAGGAATGGATGTTAGAGCAAACATAGAAAATTCAATGACTTTAAAAAGTTTAGAAAGAAAATTAGTACCAACAGGAATAAAAATGGAAATACCAGTAGGATATGAAGTACAAGTTAGACCAAGAAGTGGACTAGCGTTAAAACATGGAATAACGTTAGTAAATACTCCAGGAACTATAGATAGTGATTACAGAGGTGAAGTAGGAATAATTTTAATAAATTTAAGTAAAGATGATTTTACAATAGAACCAGGAGAAAGAATAGCTCAACTTATATTAGGGAAGGTATATCAAATGAATTTAGTAGAAAGTGATTTATCTGAAACTGAAAGAGGAGCAGGAGGATTTGGTCATACAGGTAAATAA